In one Brassica oleracea var. oleracea cultivar TO1000 chromosome C9, BOL, whole genome shotgun sequence genomic region, the following are encoded:
- the LOC106314674 gene encoding uncharacterized protein LOC106314674, translated as MAKRFLRYEVNDGNTARFWTDIWHPRGRLIEVAEEVNTQRLGIRREAHISEVFREGLWHFRRCRDPQLLSLIVDIEAFKVYETDGRDAVLWKSMDGNYGPKFVASETWHQIRQSKEKVNWSKLVWFSQGIPRYAFITWLAIRDRLSTGRRTSSWGQPHSCIFCMEPDETRDHIYFACPYTFMVWLKVTGNLFGLEPDPDWDITMTRLRTGSYDRLTFILLRLVFQVSVYLIWRERNERKHNTSYKSVDQLAKVINKTVRNRITSLKYACNPRLRGLMIRWFEAHDTTT; from the coding sequence ATGGCAAAGAGGTTTCTAAGATATGAAGTGAATGATGGGAACACTGCTCGGTTTTGGACTGATATATGGCATCCTAGAGGTCGTCTGATTGAGGTTGCTGAAGAGGTCAATACACAAAGGCTGGGCATTAGAAGGGAGGCTCATATCAGTGAGGTATTTCGTGAGGGCCTATGGCACTTTCGCAGATGCAGGGACCCGCAGCTCCTCTCCTTGATTGTCGACATTGAGGCTTTTAAGGTTTACGAAACAGACGGTAGAGATGCAGTTTTATGGAAGAGTATGGATGGTAATTATGGTCCCAAGTTTGTTGCTTCTGAAACCTGGCACCAGATTCGACAGTCTAAGGAGAAGGTGAATTGGAGTAAGTTGGTCTGGTTCTCGCAAGGGATTCCTCGATATGCTTTCATCACCTGGCTAGCCATCCGCGATAGGCTTTCCACAGGTCGACGTACAAGCAGTTGGGGGCAGCCGCATAGCTGCATATTTTGTATGGAACCAGATGAGACTAGAGATCACATATATTTCGCTTGCCCCTATACGTTCATGGTTTGGTTGAAAGTAACAGGGAATCTTTTTGGCTTGGAACCTGATCCTGATTGGGACATAACGATGACGCGTCTGCGCACTGGTTCGTACGATCGACTCACTTTTATCCTTCTTAGACTGGTTTTCCAAGTGTCTGTTTACCTAATCTGGCGTGAGCGTAATGAAAGAAAGCACAACACCAGCTACAAGTCTGTGGATCAGCTAGCTAAGGTGATCAACAAAACCGTAAGGAATCGTATCACTTCCCTCAAGTATGCCTGCAACCCGCGATTGCGGGGCTTGATGATTCGATGGTTTGAAGCACACGACACTACAACTTAG